In the genome of Cryptomeria japonica chromosome 8, Sugi_1.0, whole genome shotgun sequence, one region contains:
- the LOC131041640 gene encoding uncharacterized protein At3g17950, protein MMENERVAEPSLMDAMIAASPSLSSYSSSDLDTESTGSFFYDKSITLGSLMGLKSDVGLSTRVIVHGQEHPSEEPELPRRGGQNTRSKKSRSWWRLCRSRDDYDCHRNSNPSLGQFLEVERRTSVSDNRGERMYIDVMYDEFAGGQAFSDRNLLFSEGRILPPQSAQSRDQSNIHTGRSDSMLSCIPTECCFTDCVSRRSSVGAS, encoded by the exons ATGATGGAGAATGAAAGAGTTGCAGAGCCCAGTCTTATGGATGCCATGATTGCAGCATCTCCAAGTTTATCTTCCTACTCTTCATCAGATTTAGATACTGAG TCAACAGGTTCTTTCTTTTATGACAAGAGCATCACGCTAGGAAGTTTAATGGGTCTTAAATCTGATGTTGGGCTGTCTACAAGAGTGATTGTTCATGGTCAAGAGCACCCCTCAGAAGAACCAGAGCTGCCTAGGAGAGGCGGCCAGAATACAAGGTCTAAAAAATCTAGGAGCTGGTGGAGATTGTGCAGAAGCAGGGATGACTATGACTGTCATAGAAATTCCAATCCTTCACTTGGACAGTTCTTAGAAGTGGAACGAAGAACAAGCGTTTCAGACAACAGAGGGGAAAGAATGTACATTGATGTTATGTATGATGAATTTGCAGGAGGGCAAGCCTTCTCAGACAGAAATTTGCTGTTCTCGGAGGGAAGGATTCTTCCTCCACAATCCGCTCAATCTAGAGACCAGTCCAACATTCACACTGGCCGATCTGATTCTATGCTTTCTTGCATTCCAACTGAATGCTGCTTTACAGATTGTGTCTCCAGAAGGAGCTCAGTTGGAGCATCATGA